The genomic window AGTTTCCTTACATAACTTATCTCCATCTAAAGATATATTCTCAGTTATTTTCCTTATAGAATACTCTACTTCCTTCATCTCTTCCATATTATTATCAATAATACTCATACATAATGGTTTTATATCTTCAGGAATCTTTTTAAGTAACATTTTTAGTGATTTATCACTTTGACTGGTAACTAAAATTTTTTTATTATGAGCTAAGAAATGGCAAATTAAATTAATTACTGTTTGACTTTTACCTGTTCCGGGTCCCCCCTCAATTACAACCCCAAAATTTTTACCTATTTTTTCAACTACCTCTCTTTGAGCTTGGTTATATGGAAGAGGGAATAGTAACTTATCGCTACTTTCCTGCCACTCATTAAAATCCTTATTTTCATAAGCTATGTCGTCTTCCACTAAAGCTCTAATGGAATTTGGAACAAATCCACCTTCATCTACTTTATTAATGATGCTTTTTAACTCTTTTTCCCACTTCTTACACAGAAGTTCCTCATCTTCTCTTCCTGTGCCTTTACTATATTTTTCGAATTTCATTTTTTTTACGTTTAATAAATAATAAACTACTTTCTTAAACTTCTCTTTATAATCCACAATAGCACCTCCTATAACTTTTAACTTGGAGATTAATTTTATTAAATGATATTAATTTACATTTTTTACCTTGTTTGTTATAGATTATACCATATTATTCCATGTATTTATATAAAAAAAATACATGTCTTTTCGACATGTATTTTCCATCTACTTACACGAATCCCTCTCCACCAGTTCATATGGAAGAATAAATAGTTCCTTATCAAGAGGTTCTTTATTTATTTTCTTTATAAGCATTCTTGTGGCTACAGACCCCATATCATATAAAGGTTGAGCAATAGTAGTCAATTTAGGATAAAAAGCAGAAGCCAAATAAGTATCATTAAATCCCATCATATCTACATCTTCAGGAACATTAATTCCACTTTCTCTTAAAGCATTTGTTGCACCTATAGCTATATCATCACTAACACAAAAAACAGCATCTATATCTTTTGTTTTTTCAAGAATTGCTTTCATTGCATCGTATCCATCATCTGCCTTAAGAGAATATTTACAGAAATAAACTAAATTCTCATCATAATTCAAACCATTTTTATTAATAGAGGATATATATCCTTTGTATCTAATAGCACTAGCATTTACAGCATCTTTATCAGCTCCTATATATGCTATTCTCCTATTTCCTTTTTTAATTAAGTAATTAACAGCATCTTCTGCTGCTTTTTCATTATCTATAATTACACTTGGAAATTCACTTTCTCTTCCATGAGTTTCAATTAAAACAATTGGCATATTAGTTGTCTTAATAGTTTTAACTATATTATCTTCTAGTGAATTACTTATGTAAATTGCTCCATCTACCATTTTTTCACTAAGAACTCTCAAGTACTCCATTTCCTTTTCTGGGTCTAAATCTGTATTACAAAGGATTATATTATAATCATAGATATTTGCTACATCTTCAGCGCCCCTAACTATCTCAGGATAAATTTGGTTTGAAATATCTGGTATTATTATACCTATTGTCTTCGTTTTTTGTGTTTTTAAGCTTCTTGCTACTATATTAGGTCTATAATCTAATTTTTTAATCGCTTCCAATACCCTTTTCTTTGTATCTTCATTTACAACATCTACATTATTTAAAACCCTAGACACTGTAGCAATAGACACACTTGCTTCTCTAGCCACATCTTTTATTGATGCTGCCATATCTATCAACTCCCGTTAATTTTTCTTTTACTTATTATATCTATAAAATCGTTTAATTGCAATATAATCCATATTATTATGTATAAAACTTGTAAATACTATAAATAGAAATGACATATTGGATATGTCATTTTCAATTCATAGTATTTATACTTAATTTATACCTTATATAGTTTCTACTATAATTGATTTTGTTTATAGATTATGTGATACTTTATATTATTTCTAAATCCATTTTATTATTAATATTAGCATATACAAACTTTAATAATATAGGTGTTAAAATAGTCGTAACTATAACAACAATTACAATTGGCGTAAATAATTTACTTGGCATAAGTCCTAAAGGAACTCCTACATTTGCAACTATAAGTGCTACTTCCCCCCTAGAAATCATTCCTGTACCAATTTGCAATGACTCTTCTTTTGAATAGCCACACATTCTAGCTCCTAATCCACAACCTACAAACTTTGTAATCACAGCTACAATTAACAATAACGCAGTAAAAATCATAAGACTATTGTTCATTCCACTAATTGTTGTTTTTATCCCAATACTTGCGAAAAATACAGGTGATAATAACATAATTGATAATGGTTGCATTTTTTGTTCAACATATTTTAAAGCAGGTGTACATCCTACTACTATTCCTGCAAAATATGCCCCTGTTATATCCGCCACTCCAAAATAACGCTCAGATACATAAGCCATTATTAAGCAAAATGAAAAACTAATTATTCCTGTTGCACTATTTACACCATATTTTTTTATTAAGAACATTAAAATCTTATGCGTAATATACCCTAAAATTAATGCAGTTATAAAAAATCCTACTATCTTTAAAATAACTATTCCTATTTTTACAGAAGGATTAGATACACCTGTTATAACAGCTAAAATTATAATTCCTAATATATCATCAATTATAGCTGCACCTAGTATAGCTGTTCCTGATGAAGTCTTAAATTTACCCATTTCTTGAAGTGTCTGAACTGTAATACTTACAGAAGTAGCTGTTAATATAACACCTACAAAAATATCTTGAAGCAATTGAACTTTGTTTATATCAGCCATACTTTTTCCATCAAAAGCTCCAGCTACAACAAATCCTCCTATTAATGGTATTAATACTCCTAATACAGCTATGATAAAAGATGCCTTTCCACATTTTTTAAGCTCTTTTAAATCAGTTTCTGTTCCAGCCATAAACATAAGCACAATTACACCTAGCTTAGCTATCTCTGTTATAAATTTTGTTTCATGTTCAATTCCAAGAACCGCAGGGCCTAATACTATACCAGCAATTAACGCACCTACCACCTCTGGCATACCAAATTTTTTGGATATTGCCCCAAATATTTTAGTACTTAATAAAATTATTGCAAGATCCATAAGGAATTTAATCTCAGTGTGCATAATTACCCCTACCTTTTATAAATTTAAATAAATTAATGGTTGTATATAACTATTATAAAAGTTGCCATATATATAATATGCGATATGATTAATGATTTTCTCTTGTATGTTTATACCTCTAATATAGTATTTTATTCTATATTATTTTACTATACTTATAAACTCTTTTCAATCTTTTTTGAATAAAGAATTATCAATTTATTCATTTTCCATTATCTTTATATAATTTTCATTATTTATAATATTTTTCCAATCATTCTTTAATGTATATGTTATACGTTTTCAAATATTTTTAAAATATACTTTTGTAATGTTATAAATGAATAATATGGTTTTTATTTATTCATTTTCAATCCTTATTTTCATAGTGCATTATCTTGCTGAAATTAATTATAGACCAACCTAATATCTTTATAAATACAAAAGCTCTTCTAGGAGAATCATCTCCTAAAAGAGCATGTTATTATATACTTCTAGTTTTGTTTTTCAACAGCCATCTGTAATTCTTCCCCATTTATCTTATAATCGTTATAATCTCTATCTAAGTTATAAGCTACTTCAACTGATAATGTTTCATTCTTTATATGACTTTCAAACTTTCTTATAACTTCTTCTAAATACTTATTTCCAGCAATATAAAGTTTTATTTTATCTGCAACTTCAAAGCCACTTTCTTTTCTTAAATTTTGAACTTTACTTAGGATTTCACGAACATATCCTTCTTCTTTAAGTTCCTCTGTTATGTTAGTATCTAAAACTACTCCTACTTCTCCTTCTCCTGCAAAAGCAAAACCTTCAAGTCCTTGCATTGTTACAAGTAAGTTTTCCGAAGTAAGTTCTATTTGATCCTCACAACCTTCTACATCTATAAATACAGATTTTCCACTATTTATTGTTTGAGCTAATTCCATTTGATTTATTGCACTTATTGCTTTTCTAATTCCTGGTATAAATCTTCCGTAAGCTCTTCCAAGTACAGGTAGGTTAGGTTTTATTTCAAAACTAACATATTTTGAAAGATCTGCTCCAAACTCTACAGTCTTTATGTTAAGTTCTTCTTTTATAATATCTCCATAATATTCAGGAAGAGATTTTGTACTAACTAGCATCTCTGCAAGTGGCTGTCTGTTCTTCATGTTTGAAGCATTTCTAGCACTACGTCCAAGCTTAACTATTTTGTATGCTAAATCCATTTTTTCTTCAAGTTCAAAATCCATAGCATTAACATCATATTTTGGCCACTCACATAAATGTATACTTTCTTTAGCATCTTTATCTAATCCAATAACTAGATTTTGATATATTTCTTCTGCCATAAATGGAACAAATGGGGCTGCAACTTTTACAAGAGTTACAAGTACATTGTAAAGAGTTGTATATGCACCTATCTTATCTTCTGTAAGTTCTGTAGTCCAGAATCTTGATCTATTACGTCTTACATACCAATTTGAAAGCTCATCAACAAAGTCTTGTAATTCTAGAGCTGCTTGAGTAATCATATATTTATCCAAGTACTCTTCAATGTCTTTTATTAATGTATTAAGTTTCGACATTATCCACTTATCCATAACATTCTCTGATATAAAATCTTTATGATCAAGAGGATTAAATTGGTCTAATTCAGCATATAAAACGTAGAACGAGTAAACATTCCATAATGTACTTAAGAATTTCCTTTGAGTTTCTTTTACGTCTTCCTCTGAAAATCTTGTTGGAAGCCATGGTGCACTAGCTGTATAGAAGTGCCATCTTGTAGCATCTGCTCCCTCATTTTCAAGTACATCAAATGGATCTACTACATTTCCTTTTGACTTAGACATTTTAAGTCCTTTTTTATCAAGAACGTGGCCTAAAACTATACAGTTTTCATAAGAATTTGTATCGAATAACGCTGTTGATATTGCAAGTAATGTATAGAACCATCCTCTTGTTTGGTCTACAGCTTCTGATATAAATTGTGCTGGGAATGTTTTTTCAAACACCTCTTTGTTTTCAAATGGATAATGGTGTTGTGCAAAAGGCATTGATCCTGAATCAAACCAACAATCTATAACTTCATTAGTTCTAGTCATTTCTTTTCCACAATGTGGACAATTCAACTTAACTCCATCTATGTATGGCTTATGAAGTTCTATATTTTCTGGAACATTTATTCCTTTTTGTTTAAGTTCCTCGATACTTCCTATACATTCTCTATGACCGCAATCACATTCCCAAATTGGAAGTGGAGTTCCCCAATATCTATCTCTTGAAATACCCCAATCAATAACATTTTCTACAAACTTACCAAATCTACCTGTTCTTATATTATCAGGATACCAATTTATTTTATTATTATTTTCTACAAGTTTATCTCTAAGAGATGTCATTCTTACAAACCAGCTATCTTTTGGATAGTAAAGAAGTGGTGTATTACATCTCCAACAGTGTGGATATGAGTGAGTAAATTTTTCTGATTTATAAAGAATACCTTTTTCTTGCATATACTCAAGAATTTTAGGATCTGCCTTTTTAACAAACATACCCTTCCATGGTTCAACTTCATCAACAAATTTACCTTCAGCATCAACAAGATTTATAAACGCCATACCATTTTTCTTACACACAAGACTATCATCTTCTCCATAAGCTGGTGCCATATGTACAATTCCTGTACCGTCTGTAAGCGTTACAAAATCCCCATGTATTACACAGAATGCTTTTCCTTCTGGAGTATAGAATGGCATTAATTGCTCATATTCTGTACCCACTAATTCTTTTCCTTTAAACTCTTTTACTACTTCATATTCTCCACTTATTACTTTTTCAACAAGTTCTTTTGCAAGAATTAAATGTTCTTCATTATTAATTATTTCTATATAATCATAATTTTCATTTACAGCAAGAGCTACGTTACTTGGAAGAGTCCATGGAGTTGTTGTCCAAGCAAGTATATATTTATTTTCTTCACCTTTTACCTTGAATTTAACAAATGCTGTAGCTTCTTTTACATCTTTATATCCTTGAGCAACTTCGTGAGAAGATAATGCTGTTCCACATCTTGGGCAGTATGGTGTTACTCTGTGTCCTTTGTATAAAAGTTCTTTGCTCCACATTTGTTTTAATGCCCACCATACAGATTCTATATAATTATTATCATAAGTTATATATGGATCATCCATATCAACCCAGAATCCTAATTGTTCTGACATCTTTTTCCAAAGACTCGTGTACTTGAATACACTTT from Clostridium sp. MB40-C1 includes these protein-coding regions:
- a CDS encoding LacI family DNA-binding transcriptional regulator — translated: MAASIKDVAREASVSIATVSRVLNNVDVVNEDTKKRVLEAIKKLDYRPNIVARSLKTQKTKTIGIIIPDISNQIYPEIVRGAEDVANIYDYNIILCNTDLDPEKEMEYLRVLSEKMVDGAIYISNSLEDNIVKTIKTTNMPIVLIETHGRESEFPSVIIDNEKAAEDAVNYLIKKGNRRIAYIGADKDAVNASAIRYKGYISSINKNGLNYDENLVYFCKYSLKADDGYDAMKAILEKTKDIDAVFCVSDDIAIGATNALRESGINVPEDVDMMGFNDTYLASAFYPKLTTIAQPLYDMGSVATRMLIKKINKEPLDKELFILPYELVERDSCK
- a CDS encoding cation:proton antiporter, whose amino-acid sequence is MDLAIILLSTKIFGAISKKFGMPEVVGALIAGIVLGPAVLGIEHETKFITEIAKLGVIVLMFMAGTETDLKELKKCGKASFIIAVLGVLIPLIGGFVVAGAFDGKSMADINKVQLLQDIFVGVILTATSVSITVQTLQEMGKFKTSSGTAILGAAIIDDILGIIILAVITGVSNPSVKIGIVILKIVGFFITALILGYITHKILMFLIKKYGVNSATGIISFSFCLIMAYVSERYFGVADITGAYFAGIVVGCTPALKYVEQKMQPLSIMLLSPVFFASIGIKTTISGMNNSLMIFTALLLIVAVITKFVGCGLGARMCGYSKEESLQIGTGMISRGEVALIVANVGVPLGLMPSKLFTPIVIVVIVTTILTPILLKFVYANINNKMDLEII
- the ileS gene encoding isoleucine--tRNA ligase codes for the protein MYKKVEASTNFVEMEKSIASLWNEKNVIEKSFNLNQDGEYFTFYDGPPTANGKPHVGHVLTRVMKDLIPRYKVMKGYKVLRKAGWDTHGLPVELEIEKKLGISGKPQIEDYGVEKFVKECKESVFKYTSLWKKMSEQLGFWVDMDDPYITYDNNYIESVWWALKQMWSKELLYKGHRVTPYCPRCGTALSSHEVAQGYKDVKEATAFVKFKVKGEENKYILAWTTTPWTLPSNVALAVNENYDYIEIINNEEHLILAKELVEKVISGEYEVVKEFKGKELVGTEYEQLMPFYTPEGKAFCVIHGDFVTLTDGTGIVHMAPAYGEDDSLVCKKNGMAFINLVDAEGKFVDEVEPWKGMFVKKADPKILEYMQEKGILYKSEKFTHSYPHCWRCNTPLLYYPKDSWFVRMTSLRDKLVENNNKINWYPDNIRTGRFGKFVENVIDWGISRDRYWGTPLPIWECDCGHRECIGSIEELKQKGINVPENIELHKPYIDGVKLNCPHCGKEMTRTNEVIDCWFDSGSMPFAQHHYPFENKEVFEKTFPAQFISEAVDQTRGWFYTLLAISTALFDTNSYENCIVLGHVLDKKGLKMSKSKGNVVDPFDVLENEGADATRWHFYTASAPWLPTRFSEEDVKETQRKFLSTLWNVYSFYVLYAELDQFNPLDHKDFISENVMDKWIMSKLNTLIKDIEEYLDKYMITQAALELQDFVDELSNWYVRRNRSRFWTTELTEDKIGAYTTLYNVLVTLVKVAAPFVPFMAEEIYQNLVIGLDKDAKESIHLCEWPKYDVNAMDFELEEKMDLAYKIVKLGRSARNASNMKNRQPLAEMLVSTKSLPEYYGDIIKEELNIKTVEFGADLSKYVSFEIKPNLPVLGRAYGRFIPGIRKAISAINQMELAQTINSGKSVFIDVEGCEDQIELTSENLLVTMQGLEGFAFAGEGEVGVVLDTNITEELKEEGYVREILSKVQNLRKESGFEVADKIKLYIAGNKYLEEVIRKFESHIKNETLSVEVAYNLDRDYNDYKINGEELQMAVEKQN